The stretch of DNA TTTGGCGTGTCATCTTAGATATCATTACGATTGTCATGGCTGTTACAGTCATACTTCTATTGCCTGCATGGATCTTGGGGTGCCTTGTTTTTCTCTACTGCACGGTCTTCGGCATCATTGCTGGCATTTATACAATCCAAGCAAAGACCGACACACCGTCATATCGCTATGCACTTCCGTTTCGATTTATCAAGTAACAGAAATCTAGCGATCACGAACGTTACTTCAATAGATTACACTTATACAGAATTGTTCTACCAACAAGAAACAGACTGCTCATAAGTGAAAGTACGACAATGAATGAACTCCCAGAAATGACGCCTCCGAGTCCAACCAGTAGCCCTGGTACGCCACGGCCAGACGCTGGCATTGCGTCACTTGCCTTCTGGGCATTTGTTATACCAATTCCATTTGCCAGCTTGATCATTCCTATCGTTCTCTTAAACACAAAAGGTAAAGAGAGCAAATTCGTTCGTGAAACCTCGATAGAAGCGATTAACTTCTTGATCTTTTGTTTCATCGTTGGCGTTGCCGGCGGAATTCTTGTTTTGGTGCTGGTCGGCATTTTCGTACTCATTGCACTGTACGTTTACTCACTGATTATTTGCTTGGTGGCAGCTATTCAAACAATGAGCGCGACCGAAGATACGCCCCCCTACCGCATACCATTCACAATTCGCTTGATTAATTAGCTCTCATAAAGAGCAATTGCTGTCCTGAAAACATCCAAAGATCACGGATCA from Phycisphaerales bacterium encodes:
- a CDS encoding DUF4870 domain-containing protein, which translates into the protein MAWVINIILLVVKGKESAYFRTNVIEAINVGIWRVILDIITIVMAVTVILLLPAWILGCLVFLYCTVFGIIAGIYTIQAKTDTPSYRYALPFRFIK
- a CDS encoding DUF4870 domain-containing protein; translation: MNELPEMTPPSPTSSPGTPRPDAGIASLAFWAFVIPIPFASLIIPIVLLNTKGKESKFVRETSIEAINFLIFCFIVGVAGGILVLVLVGIFVLIALYVYSLIICLVAAIQTMSATEDTPPYRIPFTIRLIN